Proteins found in one Nitrosopumilus maritimus SCM1 genomic segment:
- a CDS encoding D-2-hydroxyacid dehydrogenase has translation MGFDESVLICDEVDPILNKILQDNGLKISYEPEITPEQILEKISDYNIVIVRSRTTITKEMIDKADNCKIIARVGVGLDNVDQEAAKAKNIRVINAVEGAMNAVAELVLGLMLSLARQTARGDRGIRNEQWLKKELKGTELAGKYLGIVGLGNIGKRLGRLARALNMNIIGYDVVPIDEEFSKEVGLMKADLNTLLQSADYVSIHVPLLDSTYHLLDAQKMSTMKKTAKIINTSRGGVVDEDALYDALKNGTLGGAALDVFEKEPAIGTKLAELDNVILTPHIGAQTKEAQSLAANVIAEKIVQILRGVI, from the coding sequence ATGGGATTTGACGAGTCTGTACTGATCTGTGATGAAGTAGATCCGATTTTGAATAAAATTTTACAAGATAATGGCTTGAAAATATCTTATGAACCAGAGATTACTCCTGAACAAATTTTAGAAAAAATTTCCGATTACAATATTGTGATTGTTAGAAGTAGAACTACCATCACAAAAGAGATGATCGATAAAGCAGACAATTGTAAGATTATTGCTCGTGTTGGTGTTGGACTTGATAATGTTGATCAAGAAGCCGCCAAAGCAAAAAACATCCGTGTAATTAATGCTGTAGAGGGTGCAATGAACGCTGTTGCAGAATTAGTATTGGGTTTGATGTTATCTCTTGCAAGACAAACTGCAAGAGGTGATAGAGGTATTAGGAATGAACAGTGGCTTAAAAAAGAATTGAAAGGAACTGAACTTGCAGGAAAATATCTTGGAATTGTTGGATTAGGAAACATTGGAAAAAGACTAGGAAGACTTGCACGTGCACTTAACATGAATATCATCGGTTATGATGTGGTTCCAATTGATGAAGAATTTTCAAAAGAAGTCGGTTTGATGAAAGCTGATTTGAATACTCTTTTACAAAGTGCTGATTATGTATCAATTCATGTTCCGTTACTTGATTCAACATACCATCTATTAGATGCACAAAAAATGTCCACAATGAAAAAGACTGCAAAAATTATCAATACATCTAGAGGTGGAGTAGTTGATGAGGATGCACTTTATGATGCACTCAAAAATGGAACACTTGGTGGTGCAGCATTGGATGTCTTTGAAAAGGAACCTGCTATTGGAACAAAGTTGGCAGAACTTGACAACGTCATTTTAACTCCTCACATTGGCGCTCAAACAAAAGAAGCACAATCCTTGGCAGCAAATGTGATTGCTGAGAAAATTGTCCAAATTTTGAGAGGCGTCATCTGA
- a CDS encoding multicopper oxidase domain-containing protein, producing the protein MLFTIAAVAVMGATLFGSTYTQTQIAGQSLDMDQMDVSVMDKIRHMGGLQLVMPEAFAETDCGALENSGRNVVEFNLTGESVELPIMGGKTYHAMTFSEQVPGPTLRVTQGDVVKMTLTIPDDEVTGHGNDMHASQMSAGNFESVNPGETSQYCYIAESAGMFKYHCSGVKLIGMDQHVLSGMYGITIVDPANGYKKLMVEKTSGSGELDRKFYDADALEFQLQYNQLYLTPEGNYDAGAMFKHQNTATVVNGMQFGYVPNMAHNLLVNGDVNKNIFVAQPWNGLEHKQYQSQLLFVENDQHVRLFVENQGNEPVFFHIVGEILDRVTQGNRVQSAATETWLLGGSQGMIVDLVFDEPGAYAAVNHDYAAIYTGAATVFVAGDPFGLNPVLVEKGVIPAPVASYAYALGNPSSAVPPMGMNSIAHPAINIHGLMTDNVASEMQESGDYVALWEVIPVVAEILTS; encoded by the coding sequence ATGCTCTTTACAATTGCAGCAGTAGCTGTAATGGGCGCAACCTTATTCGGAAGCACATACACACAAACCCAAATTGCTGGTCAATCTCTTGACATGGACCAAATGGATGTCTCTGTCATGGATAAGATCAGACACATGGGAGGTTTACAGCTTGTAATGCCTGAAGCATTCGCAGAAACTGATTGTGGTGCTCTAGAAAACTCTGGACGTAATGTCGTTGAGTTTAACTTGACTGGTGAAAGTGTCGAACTTCCAATCATGGGAGGAAAAACATATCACGCAATGACTTTCAGTGAACAAGTCCCAGGACCAACACTAAGAGTTACACAAGGTGATGTTGTTAAAATGACACTTACAATTCCAGATGATGAAGTTACTGGACACGGTAACGACATGCATGCATCACAAATGTCAGCAGGAAACTTTGAATCAGTTAATCCTGGTGAAACAAGTCAGTACTGTTACATCGCTGAATCTGCTGGTATGTTCAAATACCATTGTTCTGGTGTTAAACTAATTGGTATGGACCAACACGTACTTTCCGGCATGTACGGAATTACAATCGTTGATCCTGCAAATGGTTACAAGAAATTAATGGTTGAGAAAACAAGCGGAAGTGGTGAACTTGACAGAAAATTCTATGATGCAGATGCATTAGAGTTCCAACTCCAATACAATCAATTGTATCTTACACCTGAAGGCAACTATGATGCCGGTGCAATGTTCAAACATCAAAACACTGCAACAGTTGTAAATGGAATGCAATTTGGTTATGTACCAAACATGGCTCATAACTTACTCGTCAATGGCGATGTAAACAAGAACATCTTTGTTGCACAACCATGGAATGGACTTGAGCACAAGCAATACCAATCACAACTCTTATTTGTTGAAAATGATCAACACGTAAGATTATTCGTTGAAAACCAAGGTAACGAACCAGTATTCTTCCACATTGTAGGAGAAATTTTGGACAGAGTTACACAAGGTAACAGAGTACAATCCGCAGCAACTGAAACATGGTTACTCGGTGGCTCACAAGGAATGATTGTTGACTTGGTATTTGATGAACCAGGTGCATACGCAGCAGTTAACCATGACTATGCAGCAATTTACACTGGCGCAGCTACAGTATTTGTAGCAGGTGACCCATTCGGCTTGAACCCAGTTCTGGTTGAGAAAGGAGTTATCCCAGCACCAGTCGCATCTTATGCATATGCTTTGGGTAACCCAAGTAGTGCTGTCCCACCAATGGGAATGAACAGTATTGCTCACCCAGCAATTAACATTCATGGTCTTATGACTGACAACGTAGCTTCTGAAATGCAAGAAAGTGGCGATTATGTCGCATTATGGGAAGTAATTCCTGTAGTAGCAGAAATCTTAACTTCTTGA